A window of the Gemmatirosa kalamazoonensis genome harbors these coding sequences:
- a CDS encoding PadR family transcriptional regulator codes for MAKEPDRAELLKGTLDMLILQTLTLQPMHGYAIAQHIERLSQDVLSVEQGSLYPALDRLQKQGWVTSKWGESPTGRQARYYTLTAAGRRQLGAQLASFDRVSLAISRVLGRA; via the coding sequence GTGGCGAAAGAGCCCGACCGCGCCGAGCTGCTCAAGGGCACGCTCGACATGCTGATCCTGCAGACGCTCACGCTGCAGCCGATGCACGGCTACGCGATCGCGCAGCACATCGAGCGGCTGTCGCAGGACGTGCTGTCGGTGGAGCAGGGATCGCTGTACCCCGCGCTCGACCGACTGCAGAAGCAGGGATGGGTGACGTCGAAGTGGGGCGAGTCGCCGACCGGGCGGCAGGCGCGCTACTACACGCTCACCGCGGCCGGCCGGCGCCAGCTCGGCGCGCAGCTCGCCTCGTTCGACCGGGTGTCGCTCGCCATCTCGCGCGTGCTCGGCCGCGCCTAA
- a CDS encoding ABC transporter substrate-binding protein — translation MRCRCGRAGDVATDFPRRIVCLSDETTEILYALGAEDRIVGVSKLTVRPAAARRKPRVAAFSTTDADAVLALAPDLVLAFSDVQAEITRELVLRGATVLAFNQRTVAEVLDVVRALGRLVGKAREGDALAAALAAGLEAIRESARRFPRRPRVFFEEWHDPLISGIAWVEELVEIAGGDVVFPELRGCGKSRDRVVDAAEVRARDPEVIVASWCGKAVRKRAIAARPGWDAISAVRDGHVYEIRSSLILQPGPAALTEGVRQLHAILAHVVGAEVPAALRPREPTDATLLAPSVSDV, via the coding sequence ATGCGCTGTCGGTGCGGCCGGGCGGGTGACGTGGCGACCGACTTCCCGCGCCGCATCGTCTGCCTCTCCGACGAGACGACCGAGATCCTCTACGCGTTAGGCGCCGAGGACCGCATCGTCGGCGTCTCGAAGCTGACCGTGCGGCCCGCGGCGGCACGCAGGAAGCCGCGCGTCGCGGCGTTCAGCACGACGGACGCGGATGCGGTGCTCGCGCTCGCGCCGGACCTGGTGCTCGCGTTCTCCGACGTGCAGGCCGAGATCACGCGCGAGCTCGTGCTGCGCGGCGCGACGGTGCTGGCCTTCAACCAGCGCACGGTGGCCGAGGTCCTCGACGTCGTGCGGGCGTTGGGCCGGCTGGTCGGGAAGGCGCGCGAGGGGGATGCGCTCGCCGCCGCGCTCGCGGCCGGGCTCGAGGCGATCCGCGAGTCGGCGCGTCGCTTCCCGCGGCGGCCGCGCGTGTTCTTCGAGGAGTGGCACGACCCGCTGATCAGCGGCATCGCGTGGGTGGAGGAGCTCGTCGAGATCGCGGGCGGCGACGTGGTGTTCCCCGAGCTGCGCGGGTGCGGCAAGTCGCGCGACCGCGTCGTCGACGCTGCGGAGGTTCGCGCGCGCGACCCCGAGGTCATCGTCGCGTCGTGGTGCGGCAAGGCGGTGCGGAAGCGCGCGATCGCGGCGCGCCCCGGGTGGGACGCCATCTCGGCGGTGCGCGACGGACACGTGTACGAGATCCGGTCGTCGCTCATCCTGCAGCCCGGCCCCGCGGCGCTCACCGAGGGGGTGCGGCAGCTCCACGCGATCCTGGCGCACGTCGTCGGCGCCGAGGTGCCCGCGGCGCTGCGGCCGCGCGAGCCCACGGATGCAACCCTTCTTGCGCCGTCCGTGTCCGACGTGTAG
- a CDS encoding ABC transporter permease produces the protein MSAFHGLAYRARILWRALFDRDAYRRELNAELQHHLDLDAMHHGRAAARARFGNPTRVRERLVDGTGVSAVDALRQDVRFAWRTLRASPGFALVAVLTLAIGIGANTAIFSAVNALLVRPLPFPAPRELMQVGTTAPAVGDRPARVDGIWSYPKFVVFRDAQTVFKDLAVWTEWQSTLRGEGEAERVKGEVVGARYLTTLGVHPALGRNFLPEEDRAPNGPRVAIISDALWSRRFNADPHVLGRTLDVDNEPFTIVGVLPRGFRGLSGTADLLMPTMAVDPSMVTEAWNHSFSLVARVKPGVSYAQVERVVAALGKRVDAAYPDPGNLGGHWGADVRPLDRTRVDPAVRRALLVLSGAVGLVLLIACANVANLLLVRATGRRREIAVRLALGAGRGRLVRQLVTESVLLAAVGGVASLLLAWVATRALSSIDPANAMRAGRLGGLGAVSFTSIRLDLPALAFTAGLVLLTGVLFGLVPALQSTRPSLTGALKDDGMRAGYGARAHAGRSALAVSEIALALVLLAGSGLMLKSLAKLLAVSPGVDPSHLLAMRLGSRAGMARDSLPAFYDVVLERLAAVPGVTGVALQDCPPLNGGCNGTAMVRRDRPEPAPGEGPDVGVHWISPSWPTVMRTPLVRGRLFDRGDRRGARKVVLVSETAARTFWPNEDPLGKPVSVGQGGFWKDTAYVVGVVGDVRYETLDAPPRPDVYLSYLQSPSRAMLYVRTAGDPLAVAGAVRRAVADVAPDAPVYEVRTLASRFGDALAFARMSAVLLALFAAVALALATIGVYGVISFAAAERTREMGIRVALGATRRDVAGLVFRQGLAIALAGGAIGVLGALAATRVLRSLLYDVAPSDPATFVGVGALLLATIALASWTPARRAARVPPAQVLRDG, from the coding sequence ATGTCCGCCTTCCACGGCCTCGCCTACCGCGCCCGCATCCTGTGGCGCGCTCTGTTCGACCGGGACGCGTACCGCCGCGAGCTGAACGCGGAGCTGCAGCACCACCTCGATCTCGACGCGATGCACCACGGCCGCGCGGCGGCGCGCGCGCGCTTCGGCAATCCCACGCGGGTGCGCGAGCGGCTCGTCGACGGCACCGGCGTGAGCGCGGTCGACGCGCTGCGACAGGACGTGCGGTTCGCGTGGCGGACGCTGCGCGCGAGCCCGGGCTTCGCGCTCGTCGCCGTGCTCACGCTCGCCATCGGCATCGGCGCGAACACGGCGATCTTCAGCGCCGTGAACGCGCTGCTCGTGCGTCCGCTCCCCTTCCCCGCGCCGCGGGAGCTCATGCAGGTCGGGACGACGGCGCCCGCCGTGGGCGACCGGCCGGCGCGCGTCGACGGCATCTGGTCGTACCCCAAGTTCGTCGTCTTCCGCGACGCGCAGACGGTGTTCAAGGACCTCGCCGTGTGGACGGAGTGGCAGTCGACGCTGCGCGGCGAGGGAGAGGCGGAGCGGGTGAAGGGCGAGGTGGTCGGCGCGCGCTACCTCACGACGCTCGGCGTGCATCCCGCGCTCGGACGCAACTTCCTGCCCGAGGAGGACCGCGCGCCGAACGGTCCGCGCGTGGCGATCATCAGCGACGCGCTCTGGTCGCGCCGCTTCAACGCCGACCCGCACGTGCTCGGCCGCACGCTCGACGTCGACAACGAGCCGTTCACGATCGTCGGCGTGCTGCCGCGCGGGTTCCGCGGGCTCTCCGGCACGGCGGACCTGCTGATGCCGACGATGGCAGTGGATCCGAGCATGGTGACCGAGGCGTGGAACCACAGCTTCTCGCTCGTCGCGCGCGTGAAGCCGGGCGTGTCGTACGCACAGGTGGAGCGCGTCGTCGCGGCGTTGGGCAAGCGCGTCGACGCGGCGTACCCGGACCCGGGGAACCTCGGTGGCCACTGGGGCGCGGACGTGCGGCCGCTCGACCGCACGCGCGTCGATCCCGCGGTGCGCCGAGCGCTGCTCGTGCTGTCGGGCGCGGTGGGGCTCGTGCTGCTCATCGCGTGCGCGAACGTCGCGAACCTGCTGCTCGTGCGCGCGACGGGGCGGCGGCGGGAGATCGCCGTGCGGCTCGCGCTGGGCGCGGGGCGCGGGCGACTCGTGCGGCAGCTCGTCACGGAGAGCGTGCTGCTCGCGGCGGTGGGCGGCGTGGCGAGCCTGCTGCTCGCGTGGGTGGCGACGCGCGCGCTGTCGTCGATCGATCCGGCGAACGCGATGCGCGCCGGCCGCCTGGGCGGGCTCGGCGCGGTGTCGTTCACGTCGATCCGGCTCGACCTGCCGGCGCTCGCGTTCACGGCGGGGCTCGTGCTGCTCACCGGCGTGCTGTTCGGGCTCGTGCCCGCGCTCCAATCGACGCGGCCGTCGCTCACCGGCGCGCTGAAGGACGACGGCATGCGCGCGGGCTACGGCGCGCGTGCGCACGCCGGCCGCAGCGCGCTCGCCGTGTCGGAGATCGCGCTCGCGCTCGTGCTGCTCGCCGGCTCGGGGCTCATGCTGAAGAGCCTCGCGAAGCTGCTCGCGGTGAGCCCCGGCGTCGATCCGTCGCACCTGCTGGCGATGCGGCTCGGCAGCCGCGCCGGCATGGCGCGCGACTCGCTGCCGGCGTTCTACGACGTGGTGCTCGAGCGGCTCGCCGCGGTGCCGGGGGTGACGGGCGTCGCGCTCCAGGACTGTCCGCCGCTCAACGGCGGCTGCAACGGCACGGCCATGGTGCGCCGCGACCGCCCGGAGCCGGCCCCCGGCGAGGGACCCGACGTGGGCGTGCACTGGATCTCGCCGTCGTGGCCCACGGTGATGCGCACGCCGCTCGTGCGCGGCCGCCTGTTCGACCGCGGCGACCGCCGGGGCGCGCGCAAGGTGGTGCTGGTGAGCGAGACGGCGGCGCGCACGTTCTGGCCGAACGAGGATCCGTTAGGCAAGCCGGTGAGCGTCGGCCAGGGCGGCTTCTGGAAGGACACCGCGTACGTCGTGGGCGTCGTCGGCGACGTGCGCTACGAGACGCTCGACGCGCCGCCGAGGCCGGACGTGTACCTGTCGTATCTGCAGTCGCCGTCGCGCGCGATGCTCTACGTGCGCACGGCCGGCGACCCGCTCGCCGTGGCCGGCGCGGTGCGCCGCGCGGTGGCCGACGTGGCGCCCGACGCGCCGGTGTACGAGGTGCGCACGCTCGCCTCGCGGTTCGGCGACGCGCTCGCGTTCGCGCGGATGAGCGCCGTGCTGCTCGCGCTGTTCGCCGCGGTGGCGCTCGCGCTCGCGACGATCGGCGTGTACGGCGTGATCTCGTTCGCCGCGGCGGAGCGCACGCGCGAGATGGGCATTCGCGTGGCCCTCGGCGCGACGCGGCGCGACGTGGCGGGGCTCGTGTTCCGCCAGGGGCTCGCGATCGCGCTCGCCGGCGGCGCGATCGGTGTGCTCGGCGCGCTCGCGGCGACGCGCGTGCTGCGGTCGCTGCTCTACGACGTCGCGCCGTCCGACCCGGCGACGTTCGTCGGCGTCGGCGCGCTGCTGCTGGCGACCATCGCCCTCGCGAGCTGGACGCCGGCACGGCGCGCGGCGCGGGTGCCGCCAGCGCAGGTGTTGCGGGACGGCTGA
- a CDS encoding FAD-binding oxidoreductase, giving the protein MPSERVLADDPRYAATVEKRFNKRFRARPDYVRLVSSTDEVVAAVEEAVREERRLVPTSGGHCLEGFVADPDVRVIVDVSPMKRVYHDAARRAIAVEAGATVGETFRALHETWGTVVPLGEHPAIGVGGHVLGGAFGFLCRQLGLAADYLHAVEVVVVDADGRARAVVATRDGDDAHRDLWWAHTGGGGGNFGVVTRYWFRTPDAIGDDPAALLPRAPASVTTFQAEWSWRDVARAAFARLLRNHGEWCERHAGADSPNATLWALLEIHRAQFGKILVRGVSTDDDAERQIDAHLAALGTGLPVPSNRRVERMPWLAFALDPLPELFASPPGGVSVKVKDALLKRRLGDRQIDVAYEWLTRDDHDVPGGMLGLATYGGRVNVAAADATAAPQRAAIVDLACSTGWLDPRDEARNLAWARGIYGALFDDTGGVPVPGDAYDGALINHPDVDLADPAYNTSGVPWHALYYQGNYPRLQRVKARWDPRDVFRHALSVRPGG; this is encoded by the coding sequence ATGCCTTCGGAGCGAGTCCTCGCCGACGACCCACGCTACGCCGCGACCGTCGAGAAGCGCTTCAACAAGCGCTTCCGCGCGCGCCCCGACTACGTGCGCCTCGTGTCGTCGACGGACGAGGTGGTCGCGGCGGTGGAGGAGGCCGTGCGCGAGGAGCGTCGCCTCGTGCCGACGAGCGGCGGACACTGCCTCGAGGGGTTCGTCGCCGACCCGGACGTGCGCGTGATCGTCGACGTGTCGCCGATGAAGCGCGTGTACCACGACGCGGCGAGGCGCGCGATCGCCGTGGAAGCGGGCGCCACGGTCGGCGAGACGTTCCGCGCGCTGCACGAGACGTGGGGCACGGTCGTCCCGCTCGGCGAGCACCCGGCGATCGGCGTCGGCGGGCACGTGCTCGGCGGCGCGTTCGGGTTCCTCTGCCGGCAGCTCGGCCTCGCCGCCGACTACCTGCACGCGGTGGAGGTCGTGGTGGTGGACGCGGACGGCCGTGCGCGCGCGGTGGTGGCGACGCGCGATGGGGACGACGCGCACCGCGACCTGTGGTGGGCGCATACGGGCGGCGGCGGCGGCAACTTCGGGGTCGTGACGCGCTACTGGTTCCGCACGCCCGATGCGATCGGCGACGACCCCGCCGCGCTGCTCCCGCGCGCTCCGGCGTCGGTCACGACGTTCCAGGCGGAGTGGAGCTGGCGCGACGTCGCCCGGGCGGCGTTCGCACGGCTGCTGCGGAACCACGGCGAGTGGTGCGAGCGCCACGCCGGCGCCGACTCGCCGAACGCGACGCTGTGGGCGCTGCTCGAGATCCATCGCGCGCAGTTCGGGAAGATCCTCGTGCGCGGCGTGAGCACCGACGACGATGCCGAGCGGCAGATCGACGCGCACCTCGCGGCGTTAGGCACGGGGCTTCCCGTTCCGTCGAACCGGCGCGTCGAGCGGATGCCGTGGCTCGCGTTCGCGCTCGACCCGCTCCCCGAGCTGTTCGCCTCGCCGCCGGGCGGCGTGAGCGTGAAGGTGAAGGACGCGCTGCTGAAGCGGCGGCTCGGCGACCGGCAGATCGACGTCGCGTACGAGTGGCTGACGCGCGACGACCACGACGTGCCGGGCGGGATGCTCGGCCTCGCGACGTACGGCGGCCGCGTGAACGTCGCCGCCGCCGACGCGACCGCCGCCCCGCAGCGCGCGGCGATCGTGGATCTCGCGTGCAGCACCGGCTGGCTCGACCCGCGCGACGAGGCGCGCAACCTGGCGTGGGCGCGTGGGATCTACGGCGCGCTGTTCGACGACACCGGCGGCGTGCCGGTGCCCGGCGACGCGTACGACGGGGCGCTCATCAACCACCCCGACGTGGACCTCGCCGACCCCGCGTACAACACGTCGGGCGTGCCGTGGCATGCGCTGTACTACCAGGGCAACTACCCGCGGCTGCAGCGCGTGAAGGCGCGGTGGGATCCGCGCGACGTGTTCCGGCATGCGCTGTCGGTGCGGCCGGGCGGGTGA
- a CDS encoding TonB-dependent receptor: MSVRHLVAAALSALAALPIGAAAQPARSAPDTTAPDSTRRVQALEALTVTAARARADAPVAQTTLDRARLQRDYAGQDVPLVLRQAPSVTAYSESGSLLNYSYFRLRGIDQSRINITLDGVPLNEPEDQMIYFSDFPDLTSSLESVQIQRGVGTSTYGQSAFGGAVNFASPSLAGSAPNANLQLGGGSFGTARATLDGRTGRLPNGMALYGRLSGMRSDGYRAGATSAANGAFVSGGWFGARDVVKLTASTGLERNGQAYSAVPDSVLRVDPRFNPLAGVGDHYRESFATLNYTHSLSPTASAGLTGYGFLTSGWYDYPAGGTAAPLRYRSASRWGGLVAALHASPTSALTLDGGAHASLYSKDHRFGARPDLEYPAYDNTGHKTEASAFAKASLALGTAVTLFGDVQARTAEFRYTPTAGYGLSESSARWSFVNPRAGLTVRAAPAVTLFASWGTTGREPTRGDLFAGADDVTPDDAPALLPLTRVRPEHVNDLELGLTVARGPVSLTANAYDMRFRDEIARTGATTPLGYDLRANVGRSYRRGVELDASWAVTPALDVGATAAVSRNRIASYTDEATAATYRDVEPILTPSFVGGHRVTWRVGPQLALTADGRYQGRSFLAPTGDARLTAPPFYVLDGGASLALRGGRTLLVQGRNLLDRRAYPSGDVSGSGVPRYFILSPRSVDVTVRVPL, encoded by the coding sequence GTGTCCGTTCGTCACCTCGTCGCGGCCGCCCTGTCGGCACTCGCCGCGCTCCCGATCGGCGCCGCCGCCCAGCCGGCGCGCTCCGCACCAGACACCACCGCGCCCGACAGCACGCGCCGAGTGCAGGCGCTCGAGGCGCTCACCGTCACCGCGGCCCGCGCCCGCGCCGACGCTCCCGTCGCCCAGACGACGCTCGACCGCGCGCGCCTGCAGCGCGACTACGCCGGCCAGGACGTGCCGCTCGTGCTGCGCCAGGCGCCGTCGGTCACGGCGTACTCGGAGAGCGGCTCGCTGCTGAACTACTCGTACTTCCGGCTGCGCGGCATCGACCAGTCGCGCATCAACATCACGCTCGACGGCGTGCCGCTGAACGAGCCGGAAGACCAGATGATCTACTTCTCGGACTTCCCGGATCTCACGAGCTCCCTCGAGAGCGTGCAGATCCAGCGCGGCGTCGGCACGAGCACCTACGGGCAATCGGCGTTCGGCGGCGCGGTCAACTTCGCCTCGCCGTCGCTCGCCGGCTCGGCGCCTAACGCGAATCTGCAGCTCGGCGGCGGGTCGTTCGGCACGGCGCGGGCGACGCTCGACGGACGCACGGGACGGCTGCCTAACGGCATGGCGCTCTACGGACGGCTCTCGGGGATGCGCTCCGACGGCTACCGCGCCGGCGCGACGTCGGCCGCGAACGGCGCGTTCGTGAGCGGCGGCTGGTTCGGCGCCCGCGACGTCGTGAAGCTCACCGCCTCCACGGGGCTCGAGCGCAACGGACAGGCGTATTCGGCGGTCCCCGACTCCGTGCTGCGCGTCGACCCGCGCTTCAACCCGCTCGCCGGCGTGGGCGACCACTACCGCGAGAGCTTCGCGACGCTGAACTACACGCACTCGCTCTCGCCGACGGCGTCCGCGGGGCTCACCGGCTACGGCTTCCTCACGAGCGGCTGGTACGACTATCCGGCCGGCGGCACCGCGGCGCCGCTCCGCTACCGCTCGGCGTCGCGCTGGGGCGGCCTCGTCGCGGCGCTGCACGCGAGCCCGACGAGCGCGCTCACGCTCGACGGCGGCGCGCATGCGTCGCTGTACTCCAAGGATCACCGGTTCGGCGCGCGACCCGACCTCGAGTACCCGGCGTACGACAACACGGGGCACAAGACGGAGGCGAGCGCGTTCGCGAAGGCGAGCCTCGCGTTAGGCACCGCGGTCACGCTGTTCGGCGACGTGCAGGCACGCACGGCGGAGTTCCGCTACACGCCGACGGCGGGGTACGGGCTGTCCGAGTCGAGCGCACGATGGAGCTTCGTGAACCCGCGCGCGGGGCTCACGGTGCGCGCGGCGCCGGCGGTCACGCTGTTCGCGTCGTGGGGCACGACGGGACGCGAGCCGACGCGCGGCGACCTGTTCGCCGGCGCCGACGACGTCACGCCGGACGACGCGCCGGCGCTGCTGCCGCTCACGCGCGTGCGTCCCGAGCACGTGAACGATCTCGAGCTCGGGCTCACCGTGGCGCGCGGCCCGGTGTCGCTCACCGCGAACGCGTACGACATGCGCTTCCGCGACGAGATCGCGCGCACCGGCGCGACCACGCCGCTGGGCTACGACCTGCGCGCGAACGTCGGCCGCAGCTACCGTCGCGGCGTGGAGCTCGACGCGTCGTGGGCGGTGACGCCGGCGCTCGACGTCGGCGCGACGGCCGCGGTGAGCCGCAACCGGATCGCGTCGTACACGGACGAGGCGACGGCCGCGACGTACCGCGACGTGGAGCCGATCCTCACGCCGTCGTTCGTCGGCGGGCATCGCGTCACGTGGCGCGTGGGCCCGCAGCTCGCCCTCACCGCCGACGGCCGCTACCAGGGGCGCTCGTTCCTCGCCCCGACCGGCGACGCGCGGCTCACGGCGCCGCCGTTCTACGTGCTCGACGGCGGCGCGAGCCTCGCGCTCCGCGGCGGGCGGACGCTGCTCGTGCAGGGCCGCAACCTGCTCGACCGGCGCGCGTATCCGTCGGGCGACGTGAGCGGGAGCGGCGTGCCGCGGTACTTCATTCTCTCGCCGCGGAGCGTGGACGTGACGGTGCGCGTGCCGCTCTGA